Below is a genomic region from Nocardioides panacis.
AAAGGTCCAGATCGGACGCTCAAGAGGTGAGAGTGCACCGCCCTGACGGGCCTGGTCGGACTTCAGCATGCCCTGGATTCCAGTGACCATCGCGGAGTCCTCCTCCTGGATCTGCCGCAGCCAGTCCTTCATCTCGCCGCGAATCTTCCCCAGATCCGGGTGGTCCATCTTCGACTCGTGCACGCAGACAGCCAGATCGAACTTGTGCGAGTCCGGGCCGGTCGGCCACCACTTCGCAACCAGAAGCACGTCGGGACCCGGGGAGAACCACATGGTCGGGTAGATCCCTACCAGCAAGGAGTGCGAGCGTTGGAAGGCCGACAGCCCATCGATCGACGGAAGCGCCAGAGGCTGGAGGTAGTGCCCGTCCTCCTCGCCAGTCGCGCCCTCCTGGCTCACGAACATCCGCTGGTAGTAGAAGAACTCCGACTCGGTCGTGTCCGCATCGACAAGATGGGCCGGCCACAGCGGCTCAATTGACTCCTTGTGGGCGCCTTGGTGGTGGTAGGCCTCACGACCGTTGTCCATGGCCAGCTTCCAAGTCGTCGGGACTTCGGGCCAGTCCAAACGGTCGAGCATCTTCCACTCGTCCAGCCGGTAGGGCGCCAGCAGCGCGTCCATCTCGGAGAAACGGGGAGCGAGCGGCTCCGCATTGGGGTCGAAGTTCATGAACACGAAGCCGTTCCACACCTCGGTGGCGTAGGTCGCGAGGTTGTACGACCCACACGCCCGCTCGCGCTCGAACAGGGTGCTTCCGGTCATCAACGGGGCACCGGTGAGCTGTCCTTCGGTGTTGAACGCCCACGAGTGATAGGGGCAGACGAAGGATTCGGTGTTGCCGGCCTCGGCGCCCTTCTCCCGCTCCTCGAAGAGCAGGTCCATGAACCGGTGAGGACACACGCGGGAAAAGGCCCGGATCTGCATGTCCTTGCCGCGCACGAGCACGACCGGCTCGCCCGCGATCTCCGCCGCGAACCAGTCGCCCGGGTTCTCGATCTCGTCGGTGCGACACAGATAGAGCCAGTCCTTCTTGAAGATGCGCTCGACCTCGAGGTCGTAGAGGTCGTGGCTGGTGTAGTACTCGGAGGGCAGGAGCTGGGCCTCCTCCAGCGGGCGCGACGCGTACTCGACGATGAGGTCGAGCAGTTCCTGCACGTTCGTCGTCATCGGCGATGCCTTTGACTTGCTCCCGTTCCGCTCCGCGTGCGGGTGGATCTCGTTCTGCTGCGTGACCATAGGTCCTCCTTCTGGTTCTGGACAGAAAATGTGTGGGTGCCGTCCGGACGGGTTCTCCGTCAGAACGCGTTGCGTCAGCTCCCGGGGACCAAAATTCCTCGACCGACCAGGTTCCCGGACTCGAGGTCGTGGATGGCGTCGTTGACCGCAGACAGCGGGTAGGTGGTTGTCTCCAAGGTCACCTTCCCTTGTGCCGTCAGGGCCATCAGCTCGACGAGGTCCTTGTAGGTTCCGACCAGGTTTCCGACCACTTCGATCTCGCGCGACACCAGCTCGATGGTCGGGATGCGCAGCTCGCCGCCGTACCCGACGCAGGAGTAGCTGCCTCGGTTGCGCACCATGGCGGTGCCCTGCTCAGGCGTTGAGTGCTCTCCGACGAAGTCCAGGACGACGTGGGCTCCGCCCTCGGTGATGTCCTGGACCTCGCGCAGGAGTTTCTCGGATCCCTCGGCGGCATTGACCGTGTGATGGGAGCCGACTGAGCGAGCCAGCTCCAGCGCCGGTTCGGAACGATCCACCACCGTGATCGTCGCGGGAGTCGTGGCCGCAAGCGCCTGGATCGCGATGTGCCCCAGACCACCGGAGCCGATGACGACGACATGGGTGCCCGGAGTCAGGAGCCGCTGAGCCTTGCGCACCGCGTGGTACGCGGTCAGGCCGGCGTCGGCGAGGGCGGCGACCTGGATCGGCTGCAGGTTGGCCTCGAGCTTCACGATCGCCCGGGCGTTCGTCAGCAGGAGATCGGACATCCCCCCATCGACGTTCAGACCGGGAAACACCGCGTCCTCGCAGTGCGAGTCGTCGCCGAGGCGACACGGGATGCACAACCCGCAGGTCACGAGGGGGTGCGCGATGACGGCGTCGCCCGGGGCCACATTGTGAACCGCGCTGCCGACCTCCCGCACCCAGCCGGCGTTCTCGTGTCCCAAGACGTAGGGCAGCTGCGGATTCTGGATGTCGGCCCACTGGCCCTCGATCACGTGCAGGTCCGTGCGACACAGGCCGGCAGCGCCGATCTCGACGAGAACGTCGAAAGGCCCCGTCACCTTCGGCTCGTCCACCTCGTCGAGGCTGGGCTCCTTGCCATAGGCATGGACACGAACGGCTTTCATCGCTTGCTCCTCTGAATTGTCATGAAATGGATGGACGGTGCCTGCGTCGTCGCCGCCCTCATGTCGACGCCCGGTCGAGAGTGGTGGGCGACTCGTCGACGCCCCCGCTCACCGCACGCAGCAGGGCGACGAGTGAGACGCCGGCCCACACCCCTTCCAGGAGCAGGAACCCCCATTGACGTCCCTGGGCGGCTTGCACGCTCAGGACCGTCGACCCGATCAGGTTCAGACCCGTGTAGGCGACGGACCGCGTGTCGAGCCGACCGAACTGGGCAAGAACGAACGGGACCAGCACGCACAGCGAGCCAGCGATCTGAATGAGCTGCTTCACGGCGTCAGGACGAGAGTCGCGGGAGGTCGATCTCGCCGGAGCCCTCAATGAATCCGACGAAGCGGATCGGCCCGGAGGGAGGCAGGGGGGGTGCCGAGGCTGTCAGACATGTAGTTGAGCAGCATGCTCACCTTCCCGGCGGCGCCCTCCCACTTGCCGGTGCCCGAGTTGAAGGTCCACGTCCCTTGGTCGACTTCGTCGCTGCGGAACCAGTCCGTCCGGCCGCGCAGCAGGTCGCCATCGGCGTCCTGGAACTCGAGCGCCCCGAATCCAGACGGGACCTCGCCCGCGTTGTCCATCTCGTCCACTCCGACGATCCGCATCTTCAGGTAGTGCGAGCCGGCATTCTCAAAGGAGAATCGACACACAAAGATTCCTTGGTAGGACGCCTGGAGCTGTTCGTCGTTGATGCGAACAGGCGTGGACCAGTCGGCGTGACCGCCGGATGCGATGGTGACCTGGTGCAGTGACATTCACGATCTCCTCGTCTGATTTTCATTTGCCGTCGGGCTATTCAGCACGAGGGGCCCGCGTGGCGGCTACTGGCCGATACGCCGACTTTTGAGGCGGATTTGGTACACCATGGATGATGATTGGCCGATCGGCCGATTGACCCACACCGAGAACCGGTGTGAAGTCCAGCTTGGCGGGATGGGCGAACCGGGTCGCCCCAG
It encodes:
- a CDS encoding NAD(P)-dependent alcohol dehydrogenase — encoded protein: MKAVRVHAYGKEPSLDEVDEPKVTGPFDVLVEIGAAGLCRTDLHVIEGQWADIQNPQLPYVLGHENAGWVREVGSAVHNVAPGDAVIAHPLVTCGLCIPCRLGDDSHCEDAVFPGLNVDGGMSDLLLTNARAIVKLEANLQPIQVAALADAGLTAYHAVRKAQRLLTPGTHVVVIGSGGLGHIAIQALAATTPATITVVDRSEPALELARSVGSHHTVNAAEGSEKLLREVQDITEGGAHVVLDFVGEHSTPEQGTAMVRNRGSYSCVGYGGELRIPTIELVSREIEVVGNLVGTYKDLVELMALTAQGKVTLETTTYPLSAVNDAIHDLESGNLVGRGILVPGS
- a CDS encoding CBU_0592 family membrane protein — protein: MKQLIQIAGSLCVLVPFVLAQFGRLDTRSVAYTGLNLIGSTVLSVQAAQGRQWGFLLLEGVWAGVSLVALLRAVSGGVDESPTTLDRAST
- a CDS encoding aromatic ring-hydroxylating oxygenase subunit alpha, whose product is MVTQQNEIHPHAERNGSKSKASPMTTNVQELLDLIVEYASRPLEEAQLLPSEYYTSHDLYDLEVERIFKKDWLYLCRTDEIENPGDWFAAEIAGEPVVLVRGKDMQIRAFSRVCPHRFMDLLFEEREKGAEAGNTESFVCPYHSWAFNTEGQLTGAPLMTGSTLFERERACGSYNLATYATEVWNGFVFMNFDPNAEPLAPRFSEMDALLAPYRLDEWKMLDRLDWPEVPTTWKLAMDNGREAYHHQGAHKESIEPLWPAHLVDADTTESEFFYYQRMFVSQEGATGEEDGHYLQPLALPSIDGLSAFQRSHSLLVGIYPTMWFSPGPDVLLVAKWWPTGPDSHKFDLAVCVHESKMDHPDLGKIRGEMKDWLRQIQEEDSAMVTGIQGMLKSDQARQGGALSPLERPIWTFQKYMAKRLTGIDV